The DNA segment CTGCGGGGTTAGACGGCTCCTTAAGCTCTGTGAGGTGTATGCGACTAGTCATGgtttgaaatataatgtaaataaaagtgaagTCATGGTCTTTTGGGCCGGGTGGAAGGGTGTGTCCAGTATACCCCCCATATCTCTATACGGGGTCCCCTTAAAAATtgtacaaacatttaaatatcttgGTCACATTTTGACAcccgacctcagggatgatgCTGATATAGATAGGGAACGGAGAGCGTTGTGTGTCAGAGCGAATTTGATCGCCCGCAGGTTTGCGCGGTGTTCAATAGATGTGAAAATAACCTTGTTTAGAGCATTCTGCACATCATTCTATACGAGCGCCTTATGGTAGAAATATACTCGATTGTCATACAACGCTTTCCGTatccaatataataattcgttCAGGGTGCTGTTGCGGCTGCCTCGATTCTGCAGCGGATCGGGGATGTTTGCTGAGGCGCGGGTGGATTGTTTCTACGCCACCATACGCAGGTTGGTGGCTTGGTGCGCAGGGTGAGAGCTAGCGGTAACGGCATCCTCCGCATGATCGCGGACCGAGTCGATTGCCAATACCTCAATCACTGTTCCGCTATTTCATGCGGAATGATACCGGtatgaatataatgtaaaccTACTAAcacttaaatttaagttattaagttgTATTTACTAACTTTGCTATGGAACCTTGTTTTccgaaataaacaataaaattaaattataataaattatttttaaaaaaatcagtggcggtacaacctctttaggtattggcctcagatttctgaatctgttccatgatcatttttaaatctaataggcaagtaggcctcctgtgcctgacacacgtcgtcgactttttgggtctaagacatgtcggattcctcacgatgttttccttcaccgttcgagcaaatgttcaatgcgcacatagatataaaagtccattggtgcacagccagagatcgaacctacgacctcaggtatgagagtcgcccgctgaagccactaggccaacacagctCTGTGTCCTCAATACCTAAAAGTGTGCAAATGTGTATTATCTAGAAGgtataagaaaaaacattaTCAGCAAACATCGagtatattttccttttaacaaaatatcacTTAAACAGTATTTATCAAAACCGCTCGCGCTTTCATCAacctgaaaatatattaaatattatttttcacgaATATGCCTTTATggttataaaatcattaaatctgttacaacttaaaaaaagaaacattttacaCAGTAGCATTTATGTACTTatagttattttctttattatttttggggggggggggcataaaagaaacaaaggtagaatatttaaaaggtGGGTCGAAAAAATCATGGTAGTGGCTGGAAAGACTATAACCTATATAAGATTGATATACAAAATGGAGAAATGGAGGACAAGTCTTTGGCCGTAGCCACACAGAATCGGTTATCAtagattaagaaaaacaataatgtatacattttatatccTCATATCTCTtttctatgaataaataaataatttaacctcTTTGCACGGACTAGTAACGCAACGCTATATCGTGAGAATaaggaataaaaaagtaacaacgacgaaaaagagaaataatttaaaaatcaaacaaatttaaaccgaTTAAAAAGAAAAGCGTCTTTAAAAACCGCTAACTGTGTTGGCAAAATAGTTGGGCTTCCTGAAACGTCGCATACTCTTGCCGTCATTTGTACGAACTTTTGGCAGGGCAACGTAGCTTGCTAGTGACGCCTAGTGACTCtactactaatatttttttatttttggtataaTTACATTAGTATGAATATGGTAGTGTAGGAATTCATACAATAGACGACATCATATTTGAACAAATTTCGGTAGTCAAGTAGTCCAGTATCACATTTTAATgaactattttaaatgatgGTGACtgtctaaatataataaattgtttctatTTAGCTTAGCTTAGGTCTTGCTCACCTAACTTTTGTGAATTGAAACTATTGATGCttcttatcaattattatataaaatcaatatgatACATCAAGAATATTTGAAGTTTggatctttaataaaatgtgtatacAGACGTCAAGAAATCCACCCACTTGACGGAATATCGTATATCAGAGGTTATTGGCCACTTTCAAAATGGGTCACCCGTACcccaaaaacgtttacaatcCAGAAATCAGCTCTTGACCGGTAACTGGGGTAAAGGGTTGAACAAGGCTTATCGTATAATTTTGTAGGATATTGTTTGAAGGATATTTACTTAGGCACATAGTTTTAGTTATACATTCTTTTCAACTGGGGCATTCAACcgaatttaagatatttatttcaatttaattatcttgtaatacacttatttattttattttccacaTTGGTAAGTAAATTTGTAAGTTCAGACATACAGTATTTTAGTAGTATGCAATACTGAATAGTTTCCATAGTTATAAggcgataaaatatatcgtaaaacaataaaatgtaacagtgcattaaattttgtagaaACATTGTATATCTCACACTGCCaaaatattagtatgtatAACCAGAGTAGGTATTTGATATCTGTAGGTACTAGAGGTAATAGTGGTAAATTCcgctattttattgtattatcataattttacattgGGATAGAATATAGCAATAcacacatttaataattaaagtcgttattattaaattttaaaggatACTCGAGCCGTAAAAAATCCCGCCTAAATTTTCCTAAACCTTAAAGATCATATAAGTGTAACGACCTCAACAGACAGGTGATTAAAATTCCCTTCAACGAGGCCGCAAACATTACTTTTTCACgacaacataaattttatcaaacgAAAATGTAATTAGAAATTTGATGTAGGCAATTAAAATGTACGCTGAAAAATCATTAGTAGATAATAGATATCactgtcaataaataataagtaatcacACAAATTTATCAATTGTCACAATTGACATTTGTGTCAGTTGTCAAGATTTTAGCGGTAAACTTTTTGCCTTATTAGTTAATcgaaatatattcatttatttacttatgaaCGTTGAAAGTTTTGAAATTTCCCCTAAGTTTACATATACTGTCAATTCACAAATCAACGAGATTAACGGGCATGAAACTTCGCCACTCCAATCGACCACCTACTTATTTAGGATAATGTAAGAAACTGCAAACAACCATTAAAACCTTACACATGACAAATGTTTATACATACTTtagttaaattgaaattatttttacgctAAGTTCTCCCACTCTAACTGGACAAAGACAGAACCTATTATAAAATGCGACACCCAGAAGATTATCTTCGTATGCCTACACTTATGTATTGTCTATTGTATTTGAAACTTACgcaaagattatatttaatcagcccattttatatttaaattaacaaattctgaattgttattttaacgaTTAAATCtacaacaaaaagaaaaagtaggtattaattgtaaagggattttatattgtctttttAACTAATGAAAACGTTACTGTTGACgccttaaattttaaaactaagtatgaaaacatatttttaactaattcagggtttatattatctttagtAATGGTATCGGTAGAACAAGTGCTATCAGCGAAAAACCTGtggataaaaaagaaattttccCGATAATAAGTTACACCGTCGTAAAAATTTCACGTATAACAAGGTTCACTACGTTTCACGTTTTTTATGAACCTGTCTTGGAAAAGCCCGTTTAAAACTTAAGCGGTACGAATGCgacattttcatattttacctAAATTTCTCGGGATGAGTAAATTCTTCTCAGAAATTGCGACATTTGAAACAACTACTGCTAGAGATCCGGAACGTTCAAAAATGCAAGAAATCAGCCTGCTTTAGTTTTGACAttgttgaatttttcttttacttctAAAGTGCCTACTGTAGATATATAgagaataaaaataggtaaaaaaactttttaagttatacaGTCGTaggaattataaacatatgcatagactagactaatataaaaccttaaaaagtttttttacctatttttcgtttctagtttttagtttttatttcgcatTCTGTTTTATCCATTTAGTGCTTCATTATTGCAAGGTTTCTTGCccgttatttatagtatattgtattctgcTTATTGAGCCCTTTCATTTGATACCCAATACCCATATTGATgggattaataaaacaaattatccgccattttgtagcggcggccatcttgaatttataatgataatgaataaacataacTGTATTGTCACCAAAATCCAaagtgtatacaaaatttcagattAATCAGTTGACAGGAAGAgggtgaaatttgaattactaaatttgacccaagaaaaaagaataaaacaaacggggtgagctaaataaaaccgtttaaaaaaagtgtgtgcgtacaaagtacacatgtcagaagtgaaacttctttgtaaaataattgttactaaggtaaaagtcACAATAGATATTCAtataccagtatatgatcactccatgtatttttatatctatattcactctgtttacacactgtatacgtgctaatgtcTCGATACGTGCTActaacgaatacatcaaccaattgCGAGTATTTATTCTCGATCTCCCATTTtcactctctcaatcgctctctccctttccTCGCCAAAAACGCTGCAAaccttcgtgacgtttcatgagcaaaaattttaccctcattCGCCTAAACAAGTTTCACTACAAAAAAGTCGTACACGGTCGTGTCGCGGTCGTTTAGTAAAAAGATGACTGAAAAGTTCAATGAAGTCGGTTCAACAGGCATGCAGTGTCAACGCTTTAGTGAATTTCCATGTGTGACAGAATCGATGGGCTAGTGGAAAATTTTATCGTTCatcgtattatttaaattagtatgCATACGGTCATTAAGAACTTATATTGGGCAAATTGCGGAGCGATGGGGAATACGACAGATTAAGAATTTAGATAATCGTAATATCTTTCGACTGCAACAATTATTAACCAGACGATTAAGCATAGTCTAGTgtgtttacttttaataataagtaatgtcATGATAcatgtatgaataaaaagtCGAAAAATCGATAACAGAAATTGAAGGTCGGTGCATTTTGCATGTATTATGTATACCTAAACCTTTAGAGTATAAGAATACCTACTCGTGACCAGCAAACTTTGAGAAATGTTATAGGATAAACCTAATTCCTTCATTATTTTCATGAATTgattataggtatatatactagctgcccccgcgaacttcgtttctccttaatgcctagcctaccCGTTTAGttcataccaacatggaacattttgcaaTTCCCTAGAGGgtttctgtgatttttctctatataaagcGTTCAAATTAGAAGTActtaactaacaaataaaaataaagggtTAACTGTAAAGAGAAGATGAAAATTAAGAATCGGTCGATCATTAGTCATGAAGTGCATGATGACAGGTgcttagaatttttttacgatttaaGAGTGACGGAGAGTTTTTTTCCAGTTCTTTTCGTCAGTTCCACGTTctagatttgagaactggcagtaaatttagaaccattattttatttattgaccgTCATAAGTAAGTGTACACCCTGGTGCAAGAACCTATATAtaggttaataatataaaatataggttCTTCACAGCACACAGATCCAAGGAGTAGATTTTAAGTTTATGACTAACAGACAGAAAGACGTTGCAAAGGACTATAATTTCGTGACGATTTAAAGTACTTGGAACTTCACAAATAAAGGACCAAGAAAATGATTGTTCCTTTTAAGTCTAGTCTTTGGCGTGTGCTGGTTTTATGCAGTGTTTTTAAAACTGAGAAGTAAAATTTGTAACTTGTGAATTTGAACATAAGTGCGGTTTTAAGAaagattattttgtatttacggAATCACATTAGGgcgaaataataaatcaaccATGAACATTACACTTTACtcttaattatcaaaatacatttaaatactaaaataatagtgtaaataaataatttatacaaataaaatacatttctgttgATCGTACAAAACTATTGATCTATATCCATgttgtaaaattttacgttttatatatgataaattaaatattaaatgtcacATTACATGAAGCATAAGATGCCTAATCTCAATCTAATACGACAGTACCTAATTTACATGGaacaacaatacaatttttaatttcgagGTTTTCATTCGAGTAAATACTGTTACTCTAATCTCTATAGACTAACATAGCAATATCAATTAAGCAAAAGtagctttataatattaatcagtATTTCCATCTACACATTACTATGTTTTAGAAGGAAACAATGATTTCAGTTATATGGAATCAAATAcgtgaaaaatttaataatcgaTTGCCATGTCATAAAATAAGCCGACGATACAAAACTTCGCCAATTCAGAGGGTTTGAGTAGAGCTCAATTTTTATCTCTTAAATTTTTGTGCATAAAAGTAAATGTCATTTGACCGGTAACTGTCACGGTGACGTTTTAAAGACTTTCTAAATTCACAATGGcggaaatattttagtattatatagTCGGCTATTCTCGAATTCTACTTTTAGCTATGGTATTTAGTAAGCATGGTTTGCTACGAAAAGACCAGCCTCGGCGCCCACACCTGTGACGGATCCGGCGACGTATTTGCCCTGTGATGCTTGACCGTTAgcctgaaaattataattttcttaggAAAACAGGATAAGGATTTATGTATCCTGCTTAAACAAAATAGTAGAAcaacaaattacttttttgttagttatttAACTAGAAAAGAAATTCGAAAGTCTCATTAAAAGTTTCTTGGCGTGgactaagtatattattataattgggATTATTACAGCCATATCGGTATAAacattattgaatttaaagtataaactttattttaaattcgaatggcaactaaaaatataatctgcGATGCGATCATTGACAATAGACTAGCTTTTCTgttagattatattatgtcaCAAAATTCAAGGTAATGAATGAAACAGAGTTATAAGTTTGACATAATGAAACTTAAAATCCGGAACGAATACTGGATATGAACATAAGTACAGCAGTTTTTTTTCAGATCACGTCACAGacaaaaaaggaaatatgCGAGCATTCTTTCGCATGTTTTACGACATACATAAACGTttggttaataaaatatacatctaatctagtaaatatatacgaTATTGAAATAATGTAAACTAGAATGTACGTCTCAGTGACGCAGGTCGACACGACAGAATTTCGTGATCAGTTTGGAAGTTTCCCAAAATTGTTtactatctaaaaatatttttatattgttatttgttaacGTACACAATATTCGGGATTTTTCAGTTGTAAATGAGTCAAAATAcagtaatttcatttaaacttaatatacttttaatatattaaggtAGGTGGGTAAGTATTAGCAAAATACTACAGGCATATTTGTCAAATCTATgtgtacaaaaaattaaatacaactaCATAACGGAATGAGGAAAAAAACAAcaacattctttttatgtttttactaaCAACAAGCAGTACATAGTGGTTAGTGCAATAGACACAAATCTTACATAGTACAAGGGGCAGTTgagttaataaaatctttattctcAAATACCTCTCATACAATGAAATAACCAAgtcataaataacatattaggtgtaaatgattttgtttaaaaacttaaattataacttGGTTGATTATCATGCATACAACTAAGTTAAAACTGTAAgcttaacattaataataacatctcATTACATGcagtcaaaataataaatgcaattaagaaatataaaatatttgtggcATAATTCGAGGAcaataaaaacttcaaaaaaataacaagataatataaatataaagaattagTATGCGTGCGATTTAACAAAGTTAGATTTTGAGGCTGCTAGGGAAGGAATCGATCCGGCGACATATTGTCCTCTAACTGCAAGACCGTTGgcctatttttatagtaatgtTGGCAGTAAATGCATTTCCGGCGTGGCGTCGTCGATGCAATGTTGGAATGGGCGTGagacaaaaaagttttgttaataaacatCGAAAGCAAAGACAACACAATGGGTGCAAttcatgaaaaaatatatttcgttttAGCTTGaaggtaaaaataatgaaatatatgaaaatactgtaaaaaaagaaatactttttCATGAACAGGGAATTCATTAAATCGCTTACTTGAACAACATTCAAAcgaatatattatgaatttggTGGGAAACTGATTTCCATATTACGAATATTTTTCAAGTAAACaaccaaatattatattaattctacATACTACTCTAATGACATCTAGAGGTTAGGCACTACCATACTTAccttatttctaatattataagtttattgaGTGATATCCAaactttatcatatttttatacttcatTAGATTTCAAATACGTAAGAACTATGATAAGTGACGTAAACAccataattatgttatataattattatcatagatTACAATCTCCAAAGTgtgtaagtaaaatattaacctacatattattttatccctCTATCACTGAAATTACAgatcacatttttattatttgtggcAAACTTTTTACCACCTCCAAACTGCACCTTCAATCAATCACACAAACGAGACATGGTCAAGTACAACTCTAACAACTTACTGTAACCCTGGTACATTACCTTAGCTCTCTTCAACAATTCCTGTTGTCCGGCTACTAGGTTCTCAGGCTTGCCCGCCCATGCGCGGAGCACTGAAGCCTGGAGGGCACGACCGTAGCTGAAGGTTAACGCCCATGGACGTTTCAGATCGACGGTGTTGATAGCGTTCAAGTTCACGGACGCCTCTTCTTCAGACTGGCCACCAGAGAGGAATGTGATTCCTGAAATTTTTctctactataaaataaactgcataaataaaagtagtttCTTCAATGGCAATTTTATCAATCAATGTCCATTTGTTGTACAATGATACCTAAACAAGACCTATTTCTAGCAACTAACTCgaacttaattttatgaaaggtgtaaaaaataattttaaaattattagacttttgaaattaatatgttttttaaatgcaagtgaattttttaattgtattagatTCTATAAAGTTTATATCCACCGGGAACAGCAGCAGGCACAGTTCTGAGTAGAGCAGTGACAGTGGCACGGCCAATGTCCATCGGAGTGTACTGCTTCTTGCAGCTCTGTCCAGCTGTCACCTAGAAAGAGAATAGTAATTTATAGGCAATTTAAAAAGATgctgttaaataatttgtagggatcaataaaaatatatttttatataaccttgtttgaataattgtattcTTACCATGTTAGGCTTAAGGAGTGTTCCCTCAAGGAAGACATGGTGGTCGCTAAGAGCCTTGTACACAGCAGCCAACACCACCTCTGTTACCTTCTGGGCGCGGTCCAAGTCATGTTCGCCTTGtgaaatttttaacattaactcaaaataaaaacgagaGAAATCATAATCTTTCAGAACCTACACCTTTCATCTTTTTTAAACGCAAGGCGAGAAATCGAAAAGAAAACCTTGGAGTTGTATTTCAAACACTTTACTTGGTGCAAAGAAACTGATTTAAtctattaaatgtaaagtaataaatcgTCTACTAGACCTACCATCGGGTAACACCTCTGGCTCCACAATAGGAACGATACGCTGGCTCTGACAGATGGAGGCATAACGTGCGAGGACATTCGCATTCTCCATGATTGCCTGGTAGGATGGTGAGTTACGCGCGATCTTCAGGACGCAACGCCACTTGGCAAAGTGGCATCCGTCCTTCTTGTATTGAGCGCAACGTTGGGCTAAGTCATCCAAACCTGGAAAAGGatgtaacatattaattaacgtTAATTGGTAATGTTAGTACAGATAAAacaatgaattataatatcaacatataaataatgaaggatataaagttatattatatacaagtatAAGTAGGTTGGGTtgtcagaaaaataaaaggcACTATGTACTGTATTTCACTATAAGTGGTTTGCACTTAATACACAATCATTTagctaattaaatacatactactttatttaaacaacattttagtttatacaataaatgttattaataaaaatatctgtaatattttatctcgTGTTTATTAATTGCTATCGTGGCGAGCCCCTTGCATCAAAATAACCTTtgataagatttaattttaataacacaacAAGTTCCACGTATTTTTCCTAAAGGTATGATGCAATATTAAACTGGTATAAATTCAGTAATACACGTccgttacatattttttgtacttaaaCGCAATAACACTAACAACTTTCTACTACCAATAATTACCGAATACAACTCATACATAAATGTAAAGAAACAGATGAAACATACTTAGAAGAGAGTTCTAGagattttgtatgtttattattatatattatcaatgaCGGCTCAAGAGACTTTTTCAAGTAGAAAAAGGTCAAAATACGATACAATATGTGATATAGCg comes from the Pieris rapae chromosome 3, ilPieRapa1.1, whole genome shotgun sequence genome and includes:
- the LOC110993173 gene encoding fructose-bisphosphate aldolase isoform X3, translating into MSTYFQYPTPEIQEELKKIAQAIVAPGKGILAADESTGTMGKRLQDIGVENTEENRRKYRQLLFSTDPALSENISGVILFHETLYQKADDGTPLVQLLEKRGIIPGIKVDKGVVPLFGSEDECTTQGLDDLAQRCAQYKKDGCHFAKWRCVLKIARNSPSYQAIMENANVLARYASICQSQRIVPIVEPEVLPDGEHDLDRAQKVTEVVLAAVYKALSDHHVFLEGTLLKPNMVTAGQSCKKQYTPMDIGRATVTALLRTVPAAVPGITFLSGGQSEEEASVNLNAINTVDLKRPWALTFSYGRALQASVLRAWAGKPENLVAGQQELLKRAKANGLAVRGQYVAGSIPSLAASKSNFANGQASQGKYVAGSVTGVGAEAGLFVANHAY
- the LOC110993173 gene encoding fructose-bisphosphate aldolase isoform X1 is translated as MSTYFQYPTPEIQEELKKIAQAIVAPGKGILAADESTGTMGKRLQDIGVENTEENRRKYRQLLFSTDPALSENISGVILFHETLYQKADDGTPLVQLLEKRGIIPGIKVDKGVVPLFGSEDECTTQGLDDLAQRCAQYKKDGCHFAKWRCVLKIARNSPSYQAIMENANVLARYASICQSQRIVPIVEPEVLPDGEHDLDRAQKVTEVVLAAVYKALSDHHVFLEGTLLKPNMVTAGQSCKKQYTPMDIGRATVTALLRTVPAAVPGITFLSGGQSEEEASVNLNAINTVDLKRPWALTFSYGRALQASVLRAWAGKPENLVAGQQELLKRAKANGQASQGKYVAGSVTGVGAEAGLFVANHAY
- the LOC110993173 gene encoding fructose-bisphosphate aldolase isoform X2, with product MSTYFQYPTPEIQEELKKIAQAIVAPGKGILAADESTGTMGKRLQDIGVENTEENRRKYRQLLFSTDPALSENISGVILFHETLYQKADDGTPLVQLLEKRGIIPGIKVDKGVVPLFGSEDECTTQGLDDLAQRCAQYKKDGCHFAKWRCVLKIARNSPSYQAIMENANVLARYASICQSQRIVPIVEPEVLPDGEHDLDRAQKVTEVVLAAVYKALSDHHVFLEGTLLKPNMVTAGQSCKKQYTPMDIGRATVTALLRTVPAAVPGITFLSGGQSEEEASVNLNAINTVDLKRPWALTFSYGRALQASVLRAWAGKPENLVAGQQELLKRAKANGLAVRGQYVAGSIPSLAASKSNFVKSHAY